A window of Aquitalea denitrificans contains these coding sequences:
- the moaD gene encoding molybdopterin converting factor subunit 1, with the protein MKLDILYFARLKDSFGMGNEQLETEASSVDELLTELRQRGGNWSSELAAGKAFRVARNQELVRLDATLSDGDEVAIFPPVTGG; encoded by the coding sequence ATGAAACTCGACATCCTGTATTTTGCCCGCCTGAAAGACAGCTTCGGCATGGGTAATGAACAGTTGGAAACCGAGGCCAGCAGCGTGGACGAGCTGCTTACCGAATTGCGCCAGCGCGGCGGCAACTGGAGCAGCGAACTGGCGGCTGGCAAAGCCTTCCGGGTGGCGCGCAACCAGGAACTGGTACGGCTGGATGCCACGCTGAGCGACGGGGACGAAGTGGCCATCTTCCCGCCGGTTACCGGGGGCTGA
- a CDS encoding DMT family transporter, which translates to MKRGVSYAGLAGAVWGMVLMVPQVMPAFSPWLLSAVRFTLYGVISLLLALPLAGRIRAKLQSRDLLMLTVLSLVGNLLYFILLAAAIQLVGIAPASLIVGVLPVTITLLGLKDEGALSLRQLAWPLAMVLAGIVCINIDTFALSRPSDASLLDRVLGVLAALGALASWSWFAASNARYLRQRPCFDSHEWSCLLGMVTGIMGGVLWLVGKGLGLPMVSHAVSNGQWQLFWLAAAACALGGSWLANALWYAAARRLPPTLSGQLIVFETLFALLYGFAWLQRWPRPLELASMLLLLGGVAWAVRRHAAPDEPATEVVLQGG; encoded by the coding sequence ATGAAACGCGGAGTCAGTTATGCCGGCCTGGCCGGTGCGGTATGGGGCATGGTGCTGATGGTGCCGCAGGTCATGCCGGCCTTCAGCCCCTGGCTGCTCAGCGCGGTTCGCTTCACGCTGTATGGCGTCATCTCCTTGCTGCTGGCACTGCCGCTGGCCGGGCGGATACGGGCCAAGCTGCAAAGCCGGGACCTGCTCATGCTGACCGTACTGTCACTGGTCGGCAATCTGCTGTATTTCATTCTGCTGGCAGCCGCCATCCAGCTGGTCGGCATTGCTCCCGCCTCGCTGATTGTCGGTGTGCTGCCGGTCACCATTACCCTGCTGGGGCTGAAGGATGAAGGCGCACTATCCTTGCGCCAGCTGGCCTGGCCGCTGGCCATGGTGCTGGCCGGCATTGTCTGCATCAATATCGACACCTTTGCCCTGAGCCGGCCCAGCGATGCCTCCCTGCTGGACCGTGTACTCGGCGTGCTGGCCGCACTGGGTGCGCTGGCCAGCTGGAGCTGGTTTGCTGCCAGCAACGCCCGCTATCTGCGCCAACGTCCCTGTTTTGACAGTCATGAGTGGTCCTGCCTGCTGGGCATGGTGACCGGGATCATGGGCGGTGTGTTGTGGCTGGTTGGCAAGGGGCTGGGGTTGCCCATGGTCAGCCATGCCGTCAGCAACGGGCAGTGGCAGCTGTTCTGGCTGGCTGCTGCCGCGTGTGCGCTCGGCGGTTCCTGGCTGGCCAATGCACTGTGGTATGCCGCCGCCCGCCGTCTGCCACCCACGCTGTCCGGACAGCTGATCGTGTTTGAAACGCTGTTTGCCTTGCTGTATGGCTTTGCCTGGCTGCAACGCTGGCCGCGACCGCTGGAACTGGCCTCCATGCTGCTGTTGCTTGGCGGGGTGGCCTGGGCGGTACGGCGGCATGCCGCTCCGGACGAACCGGCAACGGAAGTGGTCCTGCAAGGCGGCTAA
- the mobA gene encoding molybdenum cofactor guanylyltransferase MobA, with protein sequence MPYTALILAGGQASRMGGVDKGLVELAGQPLIARTLHSLTAQSQPPTRILISANRNLDAYAAYGHPVLPDSLRDFPGPLAGLLSGMQAAPDAILLMLPCDAVCLPTDFAARLLAALPGQQAVSASDSAQWHPSLLALQAGLLPLLQAYLDGGGRSIRGWLAGLQHVTVQFDQPFANLNTLEAVAALAQQWPVD encoded by the coding sequence ATGCCTTACACCGCACTGATTCTGGCCGGCGGCCAGGCTAGCCGCATGGGCGGGGTGGACAAGGGCCTGGTGGAACTGGCCGGTCAGCCGCTGATTGCCCGCACCCTGCACAGCCTCACCGCGCAAAGCCAGCCACCGACACGAATCCTGATTTCGGCCAACCGCAATCTGGATGCCTACGCCGCTTACGGTCATCCGGTATTGCCAGACAGTCTGCGCGATTTCCCCGGCCCACTGGCGGGCTTGCTCAGTGGCATGCAGGCGGCACCGGATGCCATCCTGCTGATGCTGCCATGCGATGCCGTGTGTCTGCCCACCGACTTTGCCGCACGCCTGCTGGCAGCCTTGCCGGGGCAACAGGCAGTCAGCGCCAGCGATAGCGCGCAATGGCATCCCAGCCTGCTGGCGCTGCAAGCAGGCCTGCTGCCCTTACTGCAGGCCTACCTGGACGGCGGCGGTCGTTCCATCCGCGGCTGGCTGGCCGGCCTGCAACATGTAACCGTGCAGTTTGACCAGCCCTTTGCCAATCTCAATACCCTGGAGGCGGTAGCAGCGCTGGCGCAGCAGTGGCCGGTTGACTGA
- a CDS encoding LysR substrate-binding domain-containing protein, whose translation MSRYLKNLPPLESLIHFEAVLRNGSFTKAATELCVTQSAVSKQIRALEDWLKLPLFERLVRGIQPTPAGLALQREVGPMLQSLLRSVVRLQAEHNRHTLTVNCTHAVAQFWLFPRLVAFSQQHPDITVNIHASNSMDEASVAEYDFAIFYGDGQWSSLAAEPLFPEVVYPVYSAQLDYPAITQVEQLAELPLIQLDSSAWNCINWHDWFGHFGLAYTAPERVPMFNQVTLAFNAVLQRMGIGLGWEFMAHDLLQQGVLKRLGPFAFVSGKVDFLVHPRHKSLSDNARLFKSWLLDSVSQPATAAPALLPPPGY comes from the coding sequence ATGAGCCGGTATCTGAAGAATCTGCCGCCGCTGGAAAGCCTGATCCACTTCGAGGCAGTACTGCGCAATGGCAGTTTCACCAAGGCGGCCACCGAACTGTGTGTGACGCAAAGTGCGGTGAGCAAGCAGATTCGCGCGCTGGAAGACTGGCTCAAGCTGCCGCTGTTCGAGCGGCTGGTGCGCGGCATCCAGCCTACCCCGGCCGGGCTGGCCTTGCAGCGCGAGGTCGGCCCCATGCTGCAATCGCTGTTGCGCAGCGTGGTGCGGCTGCAGGCCGAGCACAACCGCCATACCCTTACCGTGAATTGCACCCATGCGGTGGCGCAGTTCTGGCTGTTTCCCCGGCTGGTGGCCTTCAGTCAGCAGCACCCCGACATTACGGTGAATATTCATGCCAGCAACAGCATGGATGAAGCCAGCGTGGCCGAATACGACTTTGCCATTTTCTATGGCGATGGTCAGTGGAGCTCGCTGGCGGCCGAGCCACTGTTTCCCGAAGTGGTATACCCGGTGTACAGCGCGCAGCTTGATTACCCTGCCATCACGCAGGTGGAGCAGCTAGCTGAGCTGCCGCTGATCCAGCTGGATTCATCGGCCTGGAATTGCATCAACTGGCATGACTGGTTTGGCCACTTCGGCCTGGCTTATACCGCGCCGGAGCGGGTGCCGATGTTCAATCAGGTGACGCTGGCCTTCAATGCCGTGTTGCAAAGAATGGGCATCGGACTGGGCTGGGAGTTCATGGCGCATGATCTGCTGCAGCAAGGCGTGCTCAAGCGGCTGGGGCCGTTTGCCTTTGTCAGCGGCAAGGTGGATTTCCTGGTCCACCCGCGCCACAAATCATTGAGCGACAATGCCCGTCTGTTCAAAAGCTGGCTGCTGGACAGTGTCAGTCAACCGGCCACTGCTGCGCCAGCGCTGCTACCGCCTCCAGGGTATTGA
- a CDS encoding molybdenum cofactor biosynthesis protein MoaE, giving the protein MQPFTVRIQHEVFDCGAEIARLSANPACGAVVSFSGLVRDYGDRQDIAALELEHYPGMTENTLHAIIQQARERWQLQAATIIHRVGHLPLGEAIVLVVTASSHRKDAFAAAEFLMDFLKTEAPFWKKEIQQDGSSYWVEAKASDQSAAGRWQ; this is encoded by the coding sequence ATGCAGCCATTTACGGTGCGGATCCAGCATGAAGTGTTTGATTGCGGCGCGGAAATCGCCCGCCTGTCGGCCAACCCGGCCTGCGGTGCCGTGGTGAGTTTCAGCGGCCTGGTACGCGACTATGGCGACCGTCAGGACATTGCCGCCCTGGAGCTGGAGCATTACCCGGGTATGACGGAAAACACACTGCACGCCATCATCCAGCAAGCGCGGGAACGCTGGCAGCTACAGGCAGCAACTATCATCCACCGCGTGGGTCATTTGCCGCTGGGCGAGGCCATCGTGCTGGTGGTCACCGCCAGCAGCCATCGCAAGGATGCCTTTGCCGCGGCGGAATTCCTGATGGACTTCCTCAAGACCGAAGCGCCATTCTGGAAAAAGGAAATCCAGCAGGATGGCAGCAGTTACTGGGTGGAAGCCAAGGCCAGCGACCAGAGTGCCGCCGGGCGCTGGCAGTGA